In Helicobacter pylori, the DNA window CTTCACGCCTATGTTTTGATACTTTCTCATGCTAGGGAGGTTGATTTGCCATAAAATAGTGAGAAAGACTGCAATGAGCGCAAAAATCGCATAATAATTACTGCTTAAGCTTTGAACAAGCACCGAAAAACTATCTTTCAATAAGGGCGAGCTGTCATTATTCATGATCCCCATAATATATGCCCCCCAGCTAGAAATGGGGACTAATAAGCACACCGGCGCTGAAGTAGAGTCTATGATATAAGCCAAGCGCTCTCGTGTGGAGTTATGAGCGTCGTTTAAAGACTTTGAGATTTGCCCCACGGTCAGGGCGTTAAAATAATCATCTACAAAAATAATGATGCCTGAAAAAAAGGCGATAAATTCAGGGGTTTTAGCGTTTTTAGAGTATTTTTTAGCTTTTTTGACAAAGTTTTGCACGCTACCGGATTTTAAAATCACTTGGCTTAAGATGCCTAAAAAGATTAAAAACCCAAAAACATAGAGGTTGGAAAGATTGAAATGAAGCCCCTTTTCTGGCTCATAAGTGTAAAAAACGGAAGTGATTTTATGATAAATATATTCTACAAGTTGAGAAAGGTGTAAAGAATGCATTAAAACAGCGCTCACTAAAATGCCTATAAACAACGAGAGCGCGACTCTTTTAGTGAAAACCACCATTAAAATAACGCTAAAAGGAACAATAAGACTTAACGCTGACAATCCCACCGAATAAAATCCTTTAAACTAATCCTTAAATTTCAATTAAAAGAGACAATCAATATTCACAAAATTCTTTGTTAAAAGAAGAGATGAATTTGCCAAAACAAATCGCTTAAAAGATTTTAATCAAGTGGCCGGGAGAGAGGGATTCGAACCCCCGGAGGTATGACCCTCAACGGTTTTCAAGACCGCCGCTTTCAACCACTCAGCCATCTCCCGCTATTTTCATAAAAGTCCCTTACAAAAGTCCCTAAATGACTACAATATGGAGGCGACACCCGGATTCGAACCGGGGGATCAAGGTTTTGCAGACCCATGCCTTACCACTTGGCTATGTCGCCTTAAATTTAACACTAGTGCGTCTATTGAGATAACAAAATCAAACCATATATTTATTAAATTTGGTTTAATTTGCAATGATGGTGCCCAAAGCCGGACTTGAACCGGCACGGTATTGCTACCGAGGGATTTTAAGTCCCTTGTGTCTACCAATTCCACCACCTGGGCAATTCAGGCTTTAAGCCTAGAGTGGAACGAAAGATGATCTAACTACGCTCTCTAAATATTAAAACTAGTCGCCTTGAACGATCGTGGTGTATTTGCCAACAATACCTAAAAAGTTGTTTGTCTCACGGCTCACCATTTTAATCTTGGTAACACCACCGCTTTTAGCTGCTTTTTCTACCGAACAATTGCCGGTAGCCACAAGACTAAAAAAACTCCAACAACTCGCACGCCCTTCTTTGGAGTATTGTGCATCATTCCCAGAAACTGGCATCGTTACCATGGTAACAAGAGCACCAGTTGGTTGATAAGATGCACAACCACTCATCAAAACGCCCAAGCATGTGCTAGTTAACTTCAAACGCAATCTTAAATCCTCTTAAATACTAATTAAGTTATGGAGCGGGAAACGGGGATCGAACCCGCGGCCCCGACCTTGGCAAGGTCGTGCTCTACCACTGAGCTATTCCCGCACTCTTTATTCAAAAAGACGATTGTTATTGTATCTAAACTCAATAATAAAAGTCAAGGTTTTGTTAAAATTTCCAATTCTCTTTTAAAAACAGATTGCGGCTTTGCTCTTTTAGTGGCAGTGTCTATAAAAATGCTCAAAGGCATTTTGTAAAATAAGCCATAAATTCAAATAAAACCCGTTTAAGAGTTGCTAAATATGGGTAAAAAATATACAATACCTTATAATAAGATGAAAATTCAAGGCGTTTTGCGCTCATTTTTTATTTCTTTATAATTTGATTGCATAATAATAGCTGTCATAACACATAATTATAGGAGTTTCAATCATGAAAGAAGTCATTCATTCAACGCTAGCCCCAAAAGCGATAGGCCCTTACTCTCAAGCTATCGCTACTAACGATCTTGTTTTTGTCTCTGGGCAATTGGGTATTGATGCAAGCACCGGCGAATTTAAAGGCACGGATATTCATTCTCAAACCACGCAATCAATGGAAAATATCAAAGCGATTTTAAAAGAAGCAGGGTTAGGGATGGATAGCGTGGTTAAAACGACTATTTTATTGAAAAGTTTAGACGATTTTTCGGTGGTGAATGAAATCTATGGGAGTTATTTTAAAGAGCCTTATCCGGCTAGAGCGACCTTTCAAGTGGCTAAACTGCCTAAAGACGCTTTAGTAGAAATTGAAGCGATAGCCATTAAGTAATCTATTAAAGGGACTATCAGCATGAAAAAAGAAGTCGTGGTAATAGGTGGTGGGATTGTAGGGCTTTCTTGCGCGTATTCTATGCATAAATTAGGGCATAAGGTTTGCGTGATTGAAAAAAGCGATGGTGCAAACGGCACTTCTTTTGGGAATGCTGGGCTTATTTCTGCGTTTAAAAAAGCCCCGCTCTCATGCCCTGGTGTGGTGTTAGACACCCTAAAGCTCATGCTCAAAAACCAAGCCCCTTTAAAATTCCATTTTGGGCTTAATTTAAAGCTCTATCAATGGATTTTAAAGTTTATGAAAAGCGCGAACGCCAAATCCACGCACCGCACCATGGCGTTGTTTGAACGCTACGGGTGGCTGAGTGTTGATATATACCATCAAATGCTAAAAGATGGCATGGACTTTTGGTATAAGGAAGATGGGCTTTTAATGATCTACACTTTAGAAGAAAGTTTTGAAAAAAAGATTAAAACTTGCGATAACAGCGGTGCTTATAAGATTTTGAATGTGAAAGAGACCAAAGAATACATGCCTATTGTTAATGACAATATCTGTGGGAGCGTGCTTTTAACCGAAAACGCGCATGTGGATCCGGGCGAAGTGATGCGCTCTTTGCAAGAATATTTACAAAACGCGGGCGTGGAATTTCTTTGTAATGAAGAAGTGGTCGATTTTGAGTTTAAAAATAACTTTATTGATGGCGTTATCACGCACAAGGAAAAAATCCAAGTAGAAAAAATCATTCTAGCCACCGGGGCTAACCCCGCTCTCATTAAAAAAACCAAGAACGATTTTTTAATGATGGGGGCTAAAGGTTATAGCATCACCTTTAAAATGCCTGAAGAATTAAAGCCCAAAACCTCTTCTTTATTCGCAGATATTTTCATGGCAATGACCCCACGAAGAGACACCGTTAGGATCACTTCTAAATTAGAATTAAACACCAACAACGCTCTCATTGATAAAGAGCAAATCGCTAACATGAAAAAGAATTTAGCCGCTTTCACGCAGCCTTTTGAAATGAAAGACGCCATAGAGTGGTGCGGTTTTAGACCCTTAACCCCTAATGATATTCCTTATTTAGGGTTTGACAAACGCTATAAAAACTTAATCCATGCGACAGGGCTAGGGTGGCTTGGTATCACTTTTGGCCCAGCCATTGGTAAAATCATCGCCGATTTAAGCCAAGACGGAGCGAATGAAAAAAATGCCGATATTATGCTTTTTTCTGCATTTTTTAGGGATTAAGGAATTTCTTTTTTAAACCCTAGTTTATTAAGGAGTTTTTATGGAAACGATTGATTCGGTGGTGCGTTTGTTATCTAATTTTGTGTGGGGGATTCCCATGCAAATTTTATTAGTAGGCACCGGCTTGTTTTTAACCTTTTATCTTAGGGGTTTGCAATTCAGTAAGATTTTTTATGCGATCAAAATCCTTTTTGACAAAGAGTCCCAATCTAAGGGCGACATTTCGCAATTTTCTGCTCTCATGCTCTCTTTAGGAGCGACTGTAGGCATTGGGAGTATCGTAGGTGTAGCGACCGCTATTAGCATTGCAGGGCCAGGTGCGGTGTTTTGGATGTGGGTTACCGGGCTTGTTGGCATGGCGACTAAGTATTCTGAGGGGATTTTAGCGGTGAAATACAGGGAAAAAGGGGCGTTTGGATACAACGGAGGGCCTATGTATTACATCAAAAACGGCCTTAACATGCCCAAACTCGCCATGGCGTTTGCGATTTTTACGATTATTGCAAGCATTGGCACCGGTAACATGACGCAATCTAATGCGGTTTCTTCCATTTTAAGCGAACAAGCGAACTTGCCCAGTTGGGTTTCAGGCTTGTTGCTCACTCTTTTAACCGCTGTTATTGTCATAGGGGGGATTAAATCCATTGGTAAATTCACTTCTTACTTGGCTCCTATTATGGTGCTTTTGTATTTGATCGCTATTATTTATATTATTGCTAGCCATTTTGATTTAGCCATTCAAGCGATCAAACTCATTTTTGAAGAAGCCTTTAACCCTAAACCCGTTGTGGGCGGAGCGAGCGGCGCGTTGGTAGCGACGATGATAAAAACGGGCGTGGCTAGAGGGTTGTATTCTAATGAAGCGGGGTTAGGGAGTTCAGCCATTATTGCTGCGAGCGCTCAAACGCACCACCCGGTGCGCCAAGCCCTAGTGTCCATGCTCCAAACTTTTATTGTAACTTTAATAGTGTGTTCGGCAACAGCGAGCGTGATTTTAATGGCTCCAGAATACAACACCTTGCTCCCTAATGGGGAAAAATTAAGCGCTAATTTGCTCACTCTAAAAAGCACGGAGTATTTTCTAGGATCATTAGGGGCAGTGGTGATTTTTTTGACCATGATCTTTTTTGCCTACTCTACGATTATTGGTTGGGCTTATTATGGGGAAAAATGTGCTGAATACGCCTTTGGTGAAAAAAAAGTGAAATATTACCGCTTGATCTTTTTAGCGAGTGTGATGGTGGGGGCTATGGCTAAAATTGATTTTGTGTGGAATTTAGCGGATCTTTCTAACGGGCTTATGGCTATCCCTAATTTGATCGCTTTGATTTTGTTGCATAAGGTGGTTTCTTCAGAAACGCGCTGGTATTTTAGCAAATATTCTAACAAGTAAGACGGCATGTTAAAAAGGGCGAGTTTTGTAGAAGTGAATACCGCTTCTTTAAGGCATAATTTTAGCGCAGTCAAAAGCATTGTCCCTAAAGACGCCCACATCATGGCAGTTGTCAAGGCGAACGCTTATGGGGCAGGGGCCATAAAAGCGAGCGAAATTTTTTTACAAGAAGGGGCTAATTATCTAGGGGTAGCGACCTTAGATGAAGCTTTAGAATTGCGCTCTCATTTCTCTAAAACCCCCATTTTGATTTTAGGTTATAGCCCTAATTCTAACGCTTCCATGCTGATTGATAACGATTTGAGCGCTATGATTTTTAGTCTTGAACAAGCGGAAGTTTTTTCTCAAATGGCTTTAAAATCTCAAAAACGCTTAAAAATTCATCTCAAAATTGATACCGGCATGCACCGCTTGGGATTAGAGCCTAATTTTAAAAGCATAGAAATCATTAAAAAAATCCGCGCTTTAAAGGGCTTGGAGGTGGAAGGGATATTCACGCATTTAGGCAACGCTGATGCTAGGATTAAAACCCATGCTAAAAACCAAATGAAAGCCTTTAACGCTTTTTTAGAGCAGCTTTTGGATCAAAAAATAGAGTTTCAATACCGCCATGCCTACAATTCCGCCGGCATCCTTTCTTTGTGTAATGGGAATGAAAATCGCTTCTTAAATCTCTATCGCCCAGGCATCATGCTCTATGGTTTTTACCCTTCTAATGGAATGAAAGAAACATGCCCAACCATTTTAAAAAATGTTATCAGTTTAAAAGCTCAAATCGTTCAAATCAGAAGCGTTAAAAAAGGCGAATTTATTGGCTATGGCGAGCATTTTTACACCAATGAAGAAACTTTAGTGGGTGTTTTGGCTCTAGGGTATGCAGACGGGTTAGTGCGCGCTTTAGGCAATCGCATTCAAGTAGCGATCAATAACCAACTAGCCCCCCTTATTGGCAAGGTGTGCATGGATCAGTGCTTTGTCAAGCTCAATAATATTCAAGCCAAAGAGGGCGATGAGGTCATCTTGTTTGGGGATAAAAGCGCTAAGGCTAACGACGCAAGCGAAATCGCTGCACTTTTAAACACCATTCCTTATGAAACCATCAGCACCCTATCCAAACGCTTGGAGCGCGTTTATATTTAAAATCAAACCATGCAAAATTTTTATTTTGCGCTAGAATGCGCGAAAAATAAAAATGTAGGATTGATTATAAAATGAAAAAAGTTTTATTTCTCTTTTTACTGGTAATAAGCTTTTTGGGGGGTTTTTTGAACGCTTCGAGCTTGTATGAAAGGCTTGTTAATAAAGAAACGATCAGCGTTGGCACAGAAGGCATTTACCCCCCTTTCACTTACCACAATAAAGAAGGCAAGCTCACCGGCTATGATGTGGAAGTGGCTAGGGAGTTGGCTAAAGAGCTTGGCGTGAAAATCAAATTCAACGAAACTTCATGGGATATTATGCTTACAGGCTTGAAATCGGGGCGTTTTGATATGGTCGCTAACCAAGTGAGTTTGACGACTAAAAAACGCCAAGCGACTTTTGATAAAAGCTTGCCCTATAGCTATTCAGGAACGATCATGCTGGTTAGAAAAGATGAAAACCGCATTAAAGACATTAAAGACATTAAAGGTTTGAGAGCGGCTAACACTTTAAGCTCCACTTATGGGGAAATCGCTTTCAAATACGACGCTCAAATCGTTTCGGTGGATTCTATGGCGCAAGCTTTGTTGTTGGTGGCGCAAAAACGAGCCGATTTGACCTTAAATAGTTCTTTAGCGATCTTAAACTACCTAAACACTCACAAAAACAACCCCTTTAAAATCGCATGGGAGTCCAAAGAAAAAGATGGGGGCGCTTCCTTTGTCATCAACAAGCACCAAGAAAAAGCCTTAGAGCTTATCAACCAGGCGATGCAAAGATTGATAGATAGGGGGGTTTTAAAACGCTTAGGCGAACAATTTTTTGGAAAAGATGTCAGCCAGCCATAATTTGTCTTTGTTTTTTGAATCTTTAGATTTGAGCAAGGAGCGTTTGGAATTATTATTAGAGGCTTTCTACCCCATGCTAAAAGCCGCTTTTTGCATTTCTTTGCCTTTAGCGATCATTTCTTTCATTTTGGGCTTATTCATTGCGGTTTTGGTGGCTCTCATTAAGATCGCGCCCCCTAAACATTTCATTCATAAGGCTTTATTAGCGGGCGTGAATTTCTATGTTTCGCTCATTAGAGGCACGCCTTTATTGGTCCAAATCGTGGTGGTGTTTTATGGTTTGCCCGCCCTTAGAGTCTATATTGATCCGATCCCGGCAGGCATTATTGCCTTTTCTTTTAATGTGGGGGCATACGCTTCAGAGACTTTGAGGGCGAGCTTTCTTTCTGTCCCTAAAGATCAATGGGATTCAAGCTTGAGCTTGGGCTTGAATTACTTGCAAACCTTTTGGCATGTCATCTTTTTTCAAGCGCTCAAAGTCGCCACGCCCAGCCTGAGTAACACTTTCATCAGCCTTTTTAAAGAAACTTCTTTAGCTTCGGTGGTAACGATCGCAGAGGTTTTTAGAATCGCGCAGCAAAAAGCGAACGCCAGCTATGACTTTTTGCCTATTTACTTGGAAGCCGCTTTGATTTACTGGCTTTTTTGCTTGATTTTAGAAGTGATCCAAAAGCGCATGGAAAAAATCTTAAATTAAGTTGGCTCAATCTAATCTCTTTAATATTTGATTATAATACAGCCTGAATAAAAATAAGGAGATTCTCATGGGTGTGTTTTTGGATAATAGCATTAAAAATGTGGTAGATGAATTGAATGTTCGTTATTTTTTGCCTGACATTCAGCGTGAATATGTGTGGCTCAAAAAAGCCGATGAAAAAAAGATAGAGCAACTTTTTGACTCCATTCTTAGGGGCTATCCTATTGGCTCTTTTTTATTTTGGAAATTACAAAAGGAAGATATAGCCAAGAGCGACGAACAAGACGAGAATAAACTCAATTTCCAACTCTATCAATTCATTACAAATTACGATGAGCGAAAGCCTCACAATGAAAAAATGCGTATTGAACAAATCGTGCGTGATGAGTTGTTTATTGTCCTGGATGGCCAACAGCGCTTAACCTCGCTTTATATTGGGCTTAAAGGCAACTCTTAAGAAAAAGGGGGCTAGAAACGATAACCCCAACGCTTATGAAGAGAAGCGTTTGTATTTGAATTTGAAGCACCAGCCAAACATGGACGATCCAGAAGACAATTACCAATTTGAATTCCATGCCAAAGCGCCTGCAAACGATGAAAATCATTTTTGGTTTAAGGTGGGGGATATTTTAGAGTTGGAAAGTGTGTGGAATTATGCAGAAAAACAGGGTATAAAAGGTAATGCATTGGATTTACTAGAAAAGCTAAAAGACGCTTTTCACACCAAACAACTCATCTCATTTTTTGAAGAAAAAGAAAAAAATCTTAATAAAGTTTTAAATATCTTTATCCGTGTCAATAGCGGCGGGGTTAAGTTAAGCTATTCGGATTTATTGATGTCCATTTTGACAGCAAGCTTTTCAAGCGATATTAGAGAAAAAATGAATGAGTTAGTGGATGCTTTAAAAGACAAAGACTTTCCAAATGTGGAGCAAGACCAGGTGCTAAAAACTTGCTTGTTTCTCATTGGTAAAGACACTACTTTTGAATTAAAAAATTTTAATAAAAATAATATCAAAGAGATTGAAGAAAATTGGGAAAAAATTACAGAAAGCATCTATAACGCTGCAAAACTATTAGAAACTTTTGGTTATGTAAAATATCTGGGTTCAGCTTATATTCTATCCACTTTAGCCTATTTTTATTTTTAAAACAAAAAATGGATAAAAACGATGAAGAACAAGCCCTAAAATTTGTCCGCAACGCTCAAATCACGAGTTATTTTAGTAACTCAACGGATACAAAATTAAACAACATAGCCAATAGCATGAAGGATGCGCAAACTTTTGAGCGGTTCAACCACAATTTAGCCAAACATGAGAAAAATCCTTTAAAAATCACTAACGATGCTATAGAAGAAATGATGTGTTCTAGTAGCGATTCTCGAGTCTTTCCTATCTTACAAATCTTATACCCAAACTTGAACTGCAAAACCACCACTTTTCATATAGACCATATTTATCCAAAGTCCAAGTTTGATGAGAAAAATAAAAAATTAAATAAAGATTTCTATAAGTGTGAGAATCATCTATACAACCTCCAGCTTTTAGAAGGCCAAGAAAACAGCGCCAAAAAGGATAAAGACCCAGAAAGTTGGCTCAAAGAAGAATATAAAAATGAGCAAGCCATAGAAGAGTATAAAAAAAGAAATTATATTGACCCTACCCTAAAATTAGAATGGGAAAACATCAAGGAATTTCGTGAAAAAAGAGAAGAAGCTATCATTGAAAAATTAAAGGAAGTGTTATTGCCCAAGTCTTAATAGGAGTGTTTTCGTGGCTGATATAATCAAGTAAGCGTTTAAAACGGGTAAAACAAAATTTAAACTCGTTTAAGTGATTCTTAATGATAAAAAAGGTAGAATGATTCACTTTTTAAGTGCTAATCAAATTTCATTTAATGCTTGTTATCTAAAAAATGCTGTTAAGGTGTAAGGTAGTTATATAAAATCAATCTTATCCATCTTAGTTTCAAAATGACAAATTTAAAACAGGGCGATAGCCTAGTGAAAGGATAGTCAATAAAACATTTAGGCAAAAAAGAGGTAAGAACCTTAGGGTTATCTTCGCTTGGCGGGACTTTAGAATTTTACGATTTTATCATCTTTGTATTTTTTACGAGTATCATTGCCAAGCACTTTTTCCCAAACACCCTCAGCCCCATTTGGTCTGAAATCAACACTTATGGTATCTTTGCTGCAGGTTATCTAGCGCGCCCGCTTGGCGGCATAGTGATGGCTCACTTTGGGGATAAATTCGGTCGTAAAAACATGTTCATGCTCTC includes these proteins:
- a CDS encoding TRL-like family protein, encoding MRLKLTSTCLGVLMSGCASYQPTGALVTMVTMPVSGNDAQYSKEGRASCWSFFSLVATGNCSVEKAAKSGGVTKIKMVSRETNNFLGIVGKYTTIVQGD
- a CDS encoding RidA family protein, encoding MKEVIHSTLAPKAIGPYSQAIATNDLVFVSGQLGIDASTGEFKGTDIHSQTTQSMENIKAILKEAGLGMDSVVKTTILLKSLDDFSVVNEIYGSYFKEPYPARATFQVAKLPKDALVEIEAIAIK
- a CDS encoding NAD(P)/FAD-dependent oxidoreductase, whose product is MKKEVVVIGGGIVGLSCAYSMHKLGHKVCVIEKSDGANGTSFGNAGLISAFKKAPLSCPGVVLDTLKLMLKNQAPLKFHFGLNLKLYQWILKFMKSANAKSTHRTMALFERYGWLSVDIYHQMLKDGMDFWYKEDGLLMIYTLEESFEKKIKTCDNSGAYKILNVKETKEYMPIVNDNICGSVLLTENAHVDPGEVMRSLQEYLQNAGVEFLCNEEVVDFEFKNNFIDGVITHKEKIQVEKIILATGANPALIKKTKNDFLMMGAKGYSITFKMPEELKPKTSSLFADIFMAMTPRRDTVRITSKLELNTNNALIDKEQIANMKKNLAAFTQPFEMKDAIEWCGFRPLTPNDIPYLGFDKRYKNLIHATGLGWLGITFGPAIGKIIADLSQDGANEKNADIMLFSAFFRD
- a CDS encoding alanine/glycine:cation symporter family protein, which codes for METIDSVVRLLSNFVWGIPMQILLVGTGLFLTFYLRGLQFSKIFYAIKILFDKESQSKGDISQFSALMLSLGATVGIGSIVGVATAISIAGPGAVFWMWVTGLVGMATKYSEGILAVKYREKGAFGYNGGPMYYIKNGLNMPKLAMAFAIFTIIASIGTGNMTQSNAVSSILSEQANLPSWVSGLLLTLLTAVIVIGGIKSIGKFTSYLAPIMVLLYLIAIIYIIASHFDLAIQAIKLIFEEAFNPKPVVGGASGALVATMIKTGVARGLYSNEAGLGSSAIIAASAQTHHPVRQALVSMLQTFIVTLIVCSATASVILMAPEYNTLLPNGEKLSANLLTLKSTEYFLGSLGAVVIFLTMIFFAYSTIIGWAYYGEKCAEYAFGEKKVKYYRLIFLASVMVGAMAKIDFVWNLADLSNGLMAIPNLIALILLHKVVSSETRWYFSKYSNK
- the alr gene encoding alanine racemase — its product is MLKRASFVEVNTASLRHNFSAVKSIVPKDAHIMAVVKANAYGAGAIKASEIFLQEGANYLGVATLDEALELRSHFSKTPILILGYSPNSNASMLIDNDLSAMIFSLEQAEVFSQMALKSQKRLKIHLKIDTGMHRLGLEPNFKSIEIIKKIRALKGLEVEGIFTHLGNADARIKTHAKNQMKAFNAFLEQLLDQKIEFQYRHAYNSAGILSLCNGNENRFLNLYRPGIMLYGFYPSNGMKETCPTILKNVISLKAQIVQIRSVKKGEFIGYGEHFYTNEETLVGVLALGYADGLVRALGNRIQVAINNQLAPLIGKVCMDQCFVKLNNIQAKEGDEVILFGDKSAKANDASEIAALLNTIPYETISTLSKRLERVYI
- a CDS encoding amino acid ABC transporter substrate-binding protein, with product MKKVLFLFLLVISFLGGFLNASSLYERLVNKETISVGTEGIYPPFTYHNKEGKLTGYDVEVARELAKELGVKIKFNETSWDIMLTGLKSGRFDMVANQVSLTTKKRQATFDKSLPYSYSGTIMLVRKDENRIKDIKDIKGLRAANTLSSTYGEIAFKYDAQIVSVDSMAQALLLVAQKRADLTLNSSLAILNYLNTHKNNPFKIAWESKEKDGGASFVINKHQEKALELINQAMQRLIDRGVLKRLGEQFFGKDVSQP
- a CDS encoding amino acid ABC transporter permease encodes the protein MSASHNLSLFFESLDLSKERLELLLEAFYPMLKAAFCISLPLAIISFILGLFIAVLVALIKIAPPKHFIHKALLAGVNFYVSLIRGTPLLVQIVVVFYGLPALRVYIDPIPAGIIAFSFNVGAYASETLRASFLSVPKDQWDSSLSLGLNYLQTFWHVIFFQALKVATPSLSNTFISLFKETSLASVVTIAEVFRIAQQKANASYDFLPIYLEAALIYWLFCLILEVIQKRMEKILN
- a CDS encoding DUF262 domain-containing protein translates to MGVFLDNSIKNVVDELNVRYFLPDIQREYVWLKKADEKKIEQLFDSILRGYPIGSFLFWKLQKEDIAKSDEQDENKLNFQLYQFITNYDERKPHNEKMRIEQIVRDELFIVLDGQQRLTSLYIGLKGNS